From a single Prosthecobacter sp. genomic region:
- a CDS encoding thymidine phosphorylase encodes MHIPTLIERKRDGGVLSDEEIHAIIAAFTRGDMPEYQMSSLAMAIFFRGMTPEETAALTNAMLHSGTMLAWNDDDPIRVDKHSTGGIGDKTSLVLAPLLACDGVWVPMISGRGLGITGGTLDKLESIPGFRTQLNEVEIHSVIDQVGCAMIGQTAGICPADKKLYALRDVTGTVPSIPLITASIMSKKLAEGLNRLVLDVKYGSGAFMKAEAQAHELAQSMVRVGNALGVRSSVRLSAMNEPTGESVGNALEVAECVRCLKGEGPQDLEDIVLDLASAVAVSPRVDLQKMLHRGDAWAKFQQMVALQGGSVESLEKITTVHRAPFIGEFKADKSGVLHRMDAGGIGQVVLELGAGRSKAADPVDFAVGCDQIAKTGTLVRSGDVLLRVHARTKAALARALDVLPQHIDVI; translated from the coding sequence ATGCACATCCCGACCCTCATCGAGCGCAAGCGCGACGGCGGAGTCCTCAGCGATGAGGAAATCCACGCCATCATCGCCGCGTTCACGCGTGGCGACATGCCGGAGTATCAGATGAGTTCGCTGGCGATGGCCATCTTCTTCCGTGGTATGACGCCGGAGGAAACCGCCGCTCTTACCAACGCGATGCTGCACAGCGGCACCATGCTCGCGTGGAACGACGACGATCCCATCCGCGTCGATAAACACAGCACCGGCGGCATTGGCGACAAAACCTCGCTTGTCCTCGCACCACTGCTCGCCTGCGACGGCGTCTGGGTGCCCATGATCTCCGGCCGCGGCCTCGGCATCACCGGCGGCACGCTCGACAAGCTCGAAAGCATCCCCGGCTTCCGCACGCAGCTCAACGAAGTGGAAATCCACAGTGTTATCGACCAGGTCGGCTGCGCCATGATCGGCCAAACGGCGGGCATCTGCCCTGCCGACAAAAAACTCTACGCGCTGCGCGATGTCACCGGCACCGTGCCGAGCATCCCGCTCATCACCGCGAGCATCATGAGCAAAAAACTCGCCGAAGGCCTCAACCGCCTCGTGCTTGATGTGAAATACGGCAGCGGTGCCTTCATGAAGGCCGAGGCGCAGGCGCATGAACTCGCGCAAAGCATGGTCCGCGTCGGCAATGCGCTCGGCGTGCGCTCCAGTGTGCGATTGAGCGCCATGAACGAACCCACCGGCGAATCTGTCGGCAACGCGCTGGAGGTCGCTGAATGCGTGCGCTGCCTCAAAGGCGAAGGCCCGCAGGATTTGGAGGACATTGTGCTCGATCTCGCCTCCGCCGTGGCCGTTTCACCACGCGTTGATCTGCAAAAGATGCTCCATCGCGGCGATGCCTGGGCCAAATTCCAGCAGATGGTCGCCTTGCAAGGCGGCAGCGTTGAATCACTCGAAAAAATCACCACCGTGCATCGCGCTCCGTTCATCGGCGAGTTCAAAGCCGACAAGAGTGGCGTGCTGCATCGCATGGACGCCGGTGGCATCGGCCAAGTCGTCCTCGAACTCGGCGCCGGCCGATCCAAAGCCGCCGATCCCGTCGATTTCGCCGTCGGCTGCGATCAAATCGCCAAGACTGGCACTCTAGTGCGTTCTGGCGATGTGCTGCTGCGCGTTCATGCACGAACCAAGGCCGCGCTGGCACGCGCCCTCGACGTTTTGCCGCAGCACATCGATGTCATTTGA